The region TTATCCTCTAATTCTATTAGATTTTTTCCAATAAAATCTTTTAAGTCTCTACGCCAGAACTCTGAAATAAAGCTATCGCTGTAACGAATGAGTTCCCCCTTATTGTTTACGACAAGGATCTCATCATATATGGTGGAAAGAATGGCATTTAAATCTTTATTTAAATTTTTTATATGTTCAATTTCCATAGCCATTTTCTCAACCATTGGTAAATCTTGAACAATGATAAGAACCCCTTCCACTTTCTGATTAAAGTTTGTAATTGGACTATAATCAACTAGGACACTTGTTTTATCAGTAATTTCGAGTTCATTTAAAATGGTCTCGTTTGATGAAAATACAGTATTTATATGTTCATCATTAAAAAGGGTTTTAGCAGACTTATTCATTACATCCTCACGGATCATTTTCATCATTTTTATTCCTGAATCATTACAATTAACAATTTTTCTTTCTTGATCTACTACAAAGATTCCCATAGGAATAGAGGCGAGAATGATTTTTAATAAATCAAAACTATGTCTATTTTCTTGCTTAAAAAGTTCAACTAATACGTCTTCCCTTCTTATATAACCTATGACTTCTTCTTGTTTATCTTTAACAAGGGCTATAGGTTCTCCAATAATTTGAAAAAGGAGAGGTAACGAAATTGTTTCATTTAATTTACATACATTTTCTAATGAAACAGCATTTTCTACTAAGTCTATAAGTGTAGTACTTTGCTCCGTTTGATTAGTTAATAAAAAATCTTTCAAACGAATATAAGAAAATAGTTGGCTGTCTTTCATAAGGAAAAGAAACGGATCAGAGTAATTTTTCAGTTGATGTTGCCATCCCTCTTCAGGGCAATCAATTGATATTGAAATAATTGGTCTTATTTTCTCTTTATCTAGTAAAAACATAGATGTTCCTCCTTCTATCTCCTTATTTTATCATTTGAAAAATCTGATTATATGAAAATAATTGTTTTTTCTATTGAATCTATCGTAATTGTAATATTTCCTCTCACTGGGAAAAGAGGAGATGGTTATTCATCTCCTCTCTGGCAGATTTCCTCTTTACTGGTTTTCAATTAAAAAGGAATCCTCTTTAACAAAGGCAAGTACCATACCAGGTATTACACGATCTCCTTTTTGCACCTCTAAAGAATGTACTTTTCCACTTAGTTTAACCCTTACAGTTTCGATATTTCCTTCGCTATTCCTTATAGTAAACAAAGGTTTCCCTTCATATATTTGTGAGTGAATTTGAATGAGTATATCTTCAATAACTCCATAACATGAACTCATAATAAATTCATGACTAATCATATTATAATCCCCTTTCATTTTACCTGCTGGATGCTCCAATAGGAGCTAAAGAATTATATCTGCTGCAAAACTAGCTGTAAAAATGTCTTGCACTGAATAATATCTACTATCTTAATCCCTAGCTTTTCTATCTGTAGTTCCTCATCTTCCATATCATCGCTACATAATAGCGCCATATTTCCTGTTTGTATAAAAATGACCATGGCTTTTCCACAAAACATATTTGAGTAAATAATTGAAAAGTCATATCGACAATCATCTGTTGCAATACAATAATAATAAACAATCGGTGTTTCTTTCTCCTGTAGCAAATTTTCATTATTTATAAAATAATTCCTTTTATAAAATTTATTTTCACAAGAACTAAATATTTCCTCTTATATAAATCACTCATAAGGCAAATTAATCTCCAACATAATAATAAGTCCCAACATCTAATTACATATTTGCAATTACATTATTCCGATAGTAAACGCTTACAATTCTTTCGCTTTTTCAAACTGGAATTGAGGAGGCTTACAAGTAAATAATTTTGTTAGATAAGTCAGGTAAATGAGACCGACTCCTGCCCAGATAAGACCTAATATGAGGGAGTCTGCACTTAGGTTAATCCATAGGACAACCACTGTTCCTCCTCCTATCCCCGGTAATACGAGGTAGTTTATAAATCCCCGTATTGTTTTATGTTGCTTCTCTCTTATTACATAATGTACAACTACACATACATTTACAAAAGTAAAGGCAATTAAGGCCCCAAAGTTAATTAGAGAAGTAGCCGTTAACAGATTAAAAAATATTGCCGATAATGAAATAGCCCCTACAAATAGAACATTTAAAAAGGGTGTATTCCAACGAGGATGTATATAGCCAAAAAACCTTTTTGGCAGTACATTGTCACGGCCCATTACATACAATAGTCGGGATACACTCGCATGTGACGATAGCCCGGAGGCTAGAGTTCCTGTTACAGTTCCTGCTAAAAAGAAAGCCTGAAATAATTTCCCCCCTACATATAAAGCGATTTCTGGAGAAGTTGCTTCAAGATCGCTAAAGCGCGATATATCAGGAAAATAGGACTGTGTAAAATAGGAAGCCCCTATAAATAATATACCTCCTATAAGAGCTGTTAGGAATATCGCGCGCGGAATAGTGACTGTTGGATTAGCTGTTTCTTCGGCCAGTGTCGTTACTGCATCAAACCCTAAAAATGAAAAACAAAGAATCGTAGCTCCGGATATTAAACTTGATAGCTGCATACCTGGTTGAAAAAAAGGTTGAATAGAAAAAAATTTGCCTGTTCCTTCCCCACGAGATACTCCCGTGACAACTAAAATCACAAAAATAATGATAACCAATATTTGAAAGGTAACTAAGAAATTATTAAAGTTTGCGGTAGCATTAACACTAAATAAATTTATAAGCGTCACTACACTTACAAACCCTACAATAAATAACCAAGATGGGATATTAGGGAAAAGTGCAGAAAGATATATCTTTGTTAAAACAGCGTTAATCATGGGTAAAAACAAATAGTCTAACAAGGATGACCATCCAACAAGAAAACCAAGGTTCGAATTGATGGTTTTCTGAGTATATGTATAAGCTGATCCTGCTACCGGATAAACTTTAACCATTTTTCCGTAACTTATGGCTGTGAAAAGCATAGCCACTAAGGCCAAAATATAAGCTGTTGGTACATGTCCATTTGTTTTTTCAGCTACAATGCCAAAGGTATCGAATACCACCATCGGTGTCATATATCCTACTCCTAGAAATACGATTGACCATAACTTTAATGAACGTTTCAACTCTACCTGTTTCACTTATCATTCCCCCTGCTAATAGAAAAAAATAGATAAGCCCATACATACGTTTTCTACTCACTCTAAATACGGATGTTAATAGCTTAAGTAGATATTTTTTGTATAAAACGGGATACTTCTTCCTATTTTAAATTTTCTGACTCATTTAAGAATAATGCAATTTTTATACCAAGTTGCAAGAGCTTTATCTACAAGATAATTTCATGCCTAATTTACTGATTATCTGCATATACCTTTCGGGGTCTTACCCATATTTGCATAACTTATGCTTTATTACATAATTATTGATAACTTTTATGTAAAGAGTTTATTTATTGACATAAAAAAGAGCAGTCCTCTCAGGAGCTGCTGTTTTCACTTTAATATAGTGGTATATAAGCATTAATTTCTCTCTCTTAAAGACATAATTAAATCTTCAAACTAGACATTCTACTTGCAAAGATCCAGCTCCCTTGTTTGTTATCCATTCATATAAGGAATCAAGAAGAGCATTTTTTATATATTGATCTGAAAAAACACTACATGATTCAGTAACTAGTCCTTGTAAATACACGTTTTTCTTATTCCTACACCAGTTAACGCTTGCCAAAGCTACAATGTGTGTATCATGATAGAGGGCAAAAAATTGATAACCTTGTTTTTGTTTAGTACCTATAAAATCTAAACATGTGTCTAATGTTATATCCTTATAGATATGATTTAAAAATGGGAATGACTGCAAGAATTGATGAGAAACATATAACTCTACAAAATTTTCTACTGGCACTTTCATAGTCATAGTCTTTTCGTCTCCTTGTCTTCAAAATTGAATTAAATAAACAATCAATCAATTTTATTTTCATATTACCTCCTTTAAATTTCAGGTTAGTTGCTTTATTTAACTTGCAATATTTATGCCAACTTATAATGTACTGGCAATATGTCAGATTGAATGATTACAGAATTTCCACGTACTACAATCTTCATCCTCAGAATCACTACTAAATAAATTGGATTTTTATTAATGACAGAGATAAAAGATAAAAAAATATTCTAGTAAACTTTATATTTTCTACCAATATAAGTAAAATAGCTTATCTTAGACGCTATAAAGGAGAGTTTGAGTGTTTTTTGCATACTCTTATTCATTTCGGAAGGGCTATGTCTACTACAGCACATTGAAATGGAATCAAGTGTTTACATACCTGTAATTGGGGGACTTACCCTATAAGAACATTACTACTTAATCGGAAGGAGAATAAAAAATGAACAGTAATACTGAAACCGTTGAAAACAAAGTAGAGGATAAACTAAATGAGATGAGTCAAGAGAAGAAAGACAACATTCTTTCTAGTTTTAATGAATTTAAAATGGACTTAGGAGATAAAGTCACAAAAGGTGAAAAATTAGGATTAAATGATAACCAATTAACTTTGGCAGCTAAAAAAACAGCTGATTATCTCGCCAAACATGAGGAGCCACAAAACGAAGAGCAATACTTGTTACATGAGTTGTGGAAAGCTGAAAACGAGGAAGAACAGCATCATCTTGCACATATGCTTGTTAAATTCATTAAAAAATAATCTATATCACTTACAACCTTCTAAAAATATATAATTCGTCCATGGGGTGTATATTTATATTATCTTGCAAAGAAGAATGACTAAGTCATTCTTCTTTTTTCATCTATCTCTATTATAGAAGACGATTTTAGTGACTCTTAATGAGAGGTATCTTTTTGATCCCTTAGAAGATATTAAGTTTATAAAATGGATGAATGAAAGTGAGTTGAAGTAGAAAATGGGTATTTCTAAATTTAACAAGGCTATTGTAATTGAAGGTGACTCAATTACGAAGCGAATAGACAGTCTATATAAATTAGTTCATGAATATATGGAGGAAAAGGAGCTAAAGGATCGTGTATTAATTACGCTCACTCAAATTGCTTTTTGCCATTATCTATTAGGGATTCAAGTAGATGAAAATTGTCGTCTTGCTTCATTGATTTCAATTGTTAATGAACATTATGATGTAGAATATAGACTTAGTGACTTACACATACATTTTTAATGTTTTCTAAAATCAAAGATTGAGAAGACATTAAAAGCGTATATCTTTAGTGATTGGCAAATCCTCTTTTATTCATGGAAAAAGGAAGAATAGAGATCCATTCTTCCCTCAGCCATCATTATAAAATTGGATTAGAAACGTCCGCCGCCAAGTTGTTGCTCAGCCATTTGTACAAGACGTTTTGTGATTTCGCCACCTACTGATCCGTTTGCACGTGCAGTTGTGTCAGCACCAAGGTTTACACCAAATTCGCTAGCGATTTCATATTTCATTTGATCGATTGCTTGTTCAGCACCGTATACTAATAATTCGTTGTTGTTGCTGCTTTTGTTGTTTGCCATGTTGTGTCACCTCCTTGTTTCTTTTAAGTTTCCTATTGTAGAAAAGGTGTATACATGGTAAATGATGGATGTATAGTTTCTTAACCCATAACCATAATAAAAGGAAGAAACAAATTACGCTGTAAAAAGTGGAATTACAT is a window of Priestia aryabhattai DNA encoding:
- a CDS encoding SAV0927 family protein: MLQEKETPIVYYYCIATDDCRYDFSIIYSNMFCGKAMVIFIQTGNMALLCSDDMEDEELQIEKLGIKIVDIIQCKTFLQLVLQQI
- a CDS encoding APC family permease; the protein is MKQVELKRSLKLWSIVFLGVGYMTPMVVFDTFGIVAEKTNGHVPTAYILALVAMLFTAISYGKMVKVYPVAGSAYTYTQKTINSNLGFLVGWSSLLDYLFLPMINAVLTKIYLSALFPNIPSWLFIVGFVSVVTLINLFSVNATANFNNFLVTFQILVIIIFVILVVTGVSRGEGTGKFFSIQPFFQPGMQLSSLISGATILCFSFLGFDAVTTLAEETANPTVTIPRAIFLTALIGGILFIGASYFTQSYFPDISRFSDLEATSPEIALYVGGKLFQAFFLAGTVTGTLASGLSSHASVSRLLYVMGRDNVLPKRFFGYIHPRWNTPFLNVLFVGAISLSAIFFNLLTATSLINFGALIAFTFVNVCVVVHYVIREKQHKTIRGFINYLVLPGIGGGTVVVLWINLSADSLILGLIWAGVGLIYLTYLTKLFTCKPPQFQFEKAKEL
- a CDS encoding DUF3243 family protein, which encodes MNSNTETVENKVEDKLNEMSQEKKDNILSSFNEFKMDLGDKVTKGEKLGLNDNQLTLAAKKTADYLAKHEEPQNEEQYLLHELWKAENEEEQHHLAHMLVKFIKK
- a CDS encoding alpha/beta-type small acid-soluble spore protein, which encodes MANNKSSNNNELLVYGAEQAIDQMKYEIASEFGVNLGADTTARANGSVGGEITKRLVQMAEQQLGGGRF